A window of the Mucilaginibacter sp. cycad4 genome harbors these coding sequences:
- a CDS encoding Ppx/GppA phosphatase family protein gives MSKRVAVMDLGTNTFHLLIAEGEIHSYREIVHITEAVKLGEGGINKGYILPEAFQRGVNTMQRFNELIHANNVTGVRAIATSALRSASNGKDFIKEVKTQTGIAIEIIDGEQEAGFIYNGVKLSGCLSAKNSLIMDIGGGSVEFILGNTDKILWKQSFEVGAARLMDRFHHTDPIPPASIEAMNLYLEDTLNDLFIATAGIEIDTLVGSSGSFETFAGLIETEKAKPFDLKSVQHYDFDEEELLTITNKLILSSHKDRLANKGIIPVRVDMIVAASLVTRFIMHALDLHKVSMCTNSLKEGVLAGMLE, from the coding sequence ATGAGTAAACGCGTTGCAGTAATGGACCTGGGCACAAATACCTTCCATTTATTGATTGCCGAAGGTGAGATCCATAGCTACCGTGAAATTGTACATATCACCGAAGCCGTTAAACTTGGTGAGGGCGGTATTAACAAAGGATATATTTTACCCGAAGCATTTCAGCGTGGTGTAAATACTATGCAACGCTTTAATGAGCTTATCCACGCCAATAATGTTACCGGCGTTAGGGCAATAGCAACTTCGGCCTTGCGAAGCGCCTCAAATGGTAAAGATTTCATTAAAGAAGTTAAAACACAAACAGGCATTGCTATCGAGATCATTGACGGAGAACAGGAAGCCGGTTTTATTTATAATGGCGTAAAGTTAAGTGGATGCCTATCGGCCAAAAACTCGCTCATTATGGATATTGGTGGCGGCAGTGTGGAATTTATTTTGGGCAACACCGATAAGATCTTGTGGAAACAGAGCTTTGAAGTTGGCGCCGCCCGCCTTATGGACCGGTTCCATCATACCGATCCTATCCCCCCGGCATCTATCGAGGCTATGAATTTATATTTAGAGGATACCCTGAACGATCTGTTCATTGCCACTGCCGGTATTGAAATAGATACCCTTGTTGGCTCATCCGGCTCATTTGAAACTTTCGCCGGGCTCATAGAAACCGAAAAAGCAAAACCATTTGACCTGAAGAGCGTTCAGCATTATGATTTTGATGAAGAAGAATTGTTAACCATCACCAATAAGCTCATCCTTTCAAGCCATAAAGATCGTTTGGCCAATAAAGGCATCATACCTGTGCGGGTTGATATGATCGTAGCCGCTTCCTTAGTTACCCGCTTTATTATGCATGCGCTGGATCTTCATAAGGTGAGTATGTGTACAAATTCATTAAAAGAAGGGGTTTTGGCAGGTATGTTGGAATAA
- a CDS encoding M1 family metallopeptidase, with protein sequence MKLRSIGICLLSVLALGASAQKRKLNPNDTSSNYNPAEAFSPMFYTEKGNYFHSANGAPGPKYWQNRADYNLKVTLDTVSKTISGTVVINYVNNSPDALPYLWLQLDQNTYKQDARSNFFTDRTPSADQHTSGYQIESVSVDNGDVIKPVPYIITDARMQVRLAHPLQKGAIKLRIKYHYIIPGAFGGRTDYCDTKNGKIYEIAQWFPRMCVYDGSHGWDTLPFLGSGEFYLDYGDIDYQVTVPWDMIVAGSGELLNPKEVLTAKQITRLDQARNSDKTIMIRDLAEVNDPASRPVNKGTLTWHFKMLNTRDVAFGASKAYIWDAARVNLPGGKKSLAMSVYPAESYGNDAWGRATEYLKKSIEYFSEKWFVYPYPVAINEAGIAGGMEYPGIVFDGITDKGSVLYWVTAHEIGHNWFPMIVGSNERRYAWMDEGLNTFIDIYASDAFNKGEYAPKRDSEYAPGGGNPADEIIPSLLDPQSPGIMTAPDAIPEKYRHPLTYYKPAFGLVLLREQILGKDRFDYAFKNYINQWAYKHPQPDDFFRSMENGAGEDLSWFWKGWFYNNWLMDIALIDARYAGKDASKGITINVVNKEQLPMPFTVEVKFKDGSKKRFYLPVETWLQYKQITYTLPTTQEAESVTVDPDNALPDLNRGNNSQKVK encoded by the coding sequence ATGAAATTAAGATCTATCGGCATTTGCTTACTGTCGGTTTTAGCACTTGGCGCATCGGCGCAAAAAAGGAAACTCAACCCTAACGATACTTCATCAAACTACAACCCGGCCGAGGCTTTCTCGCCTATGTTTTATACCGAAAAAGGTAACTATTTCCATTCGGCCAATGGTGCGCCCGGACCAAAGTACTGGCAAAACAGGGCCGACTATAACCTGAAAGTCACCCTTGATACCGTAAGCAAAACCATCAGCGGTACAGTAGTGATTAACTATGTAAACAACAGCCCGGATGCATTACCCTACCTTTGGCTGCAGCTTGATCAAAATACTTATAAACAGGATGCCCGCTCTAACTTTTTTACCGACCGTACCCCCAGCGCTGACCAGCATACCAGCGGTTACCAGATAGAATCAGTATCAGTTGATAATGGCGATGTGATTAAACCTGTACCTTATATAATTACCGACGCCCGCATGCAGGTGCGCCTTGCACATCCGCTGCAAAAAGGGGCTATAAAACTGCGTATCAAATACCATTATATTATTCCCGGTGCATTTGGTGGCCGTACCGATTATTGCGATACCAAAAATGGCAAGATCTACGAAATTGCGCAATGGTTTCCGCGGATGTGTGTTTATGACGGTAGCCACGGCTGGGATACTCTGCCTTTCCTGGGCAGCGGTGAGTTTTATTTAGATTATGGCGATATCGATTACCAGGTAACCGTACCATGGGATATGATCGTAGCCGGATCGGGCGAATTGCTTAACCCTAAAGAGGTTTTGACAGCCAAACAAATTACCCGCTTAGACCAGGCCCGCAACAGCGATAAAACCATCATGATCCGCGATTTGGCCGAGGTTAATGATCCGGCCAGCCGCCCGGTTAACAAGGGTACCCTCACCTGGCATTTCAAAATGCTCAATACCCGCGATGTCGCCTTCGGTGCATCAAAAGCTTACATATGGGATGCGGCAAGGGTGAACCTGCCCGGCGGTAAAAAATCACTGGCAATGAGCGTTTACCCTGCCGAAAGCTACGGTAACGATGCCTGGGGCCGCGCTACCGAATATCTCAAAAAATCAATTGAATATTTTTCAGAAAAATGGTTTGTATATCCTTACCCGGTTGCTATTAACGAGGCCGGCATTGCCGGCGGTATGGAATACCCAGGTATTGTGTTTGACGGCATTACCGATAAGGGCAGCGTACTTTATTGGGTAACCGCGCATGAGATAGGCCATAACTGGTTCCCGATGATCGTAGGATCAAACGAGCGCCGTTATGCCTGGATGGATGAAGGCCTCAACACTTTTATTGACATATATGCTTCCGACGCCTTCAATAAGGGTGAATACGCCCCCAAGCGCGATAGTGAGTATGCGCCCGGCGGCGGTAACCCTGCCGATGAGATCATCCCTTCGCTGCTTGATCCGCAATCGCCGGGTATTATGACGGCCCCCGATGCCATCCCCGAAAAATACCGTCATCCCCTTACCTACTACAAGCCGGCCTTTGGCCTGGTATTGCTGCGCGAACAAATTTTAGGGAAAGACAGGTTTGACTATGCCTTTAAAAACTACATTAACCAGTGGGCTTACAAACACCCGCAGCCTGATGACTTTTTCCGTTCGATGGAGAATGGTGCCGGCGAAGACCTTTCCTGGTTTTGGAAAGGCTGGTTTTACAATAACTGGCTGATGGATATCGCCCTCATTGATGCCAGATATGCAGGTAAGGATGCTTCAAAAGGCATTACCATCAACGTGGTAAACAAAGAGCAACTGCCCATGCCATTTACCGTTGAAGTAAAATTTAAAGATGGCAGTAAAAAACGTTTTTACCTGCCGGTTGAAACCTGGCTGCAATACAAACAAATAACCTATACCCTGCCTACCACACAGGAGGCCGAATCGGTAACCGTTGACCCCGACAATGCCCTGCCTGACCTTAACCGCGGTAATAACAGCCAAAAGGTTAAATAA